The Bombus pascuorum chromosome 11, iyBomPasc1.1, whole genome shotgun sequence genome includes the window TCTTTTTACGGTCGCTCTGAAATTTAAAACGTTGAATCGATTACGAATGGAATTACCTTTGAATTGGAAAACACCCTCGCAATTCGTCCAGAATTCGTCACATTCTAATTTAACGCTTATCGACATTTCTATATTTAGATTCGAAACATCCAAATTTCGAGTCTACCGAGACTGCCATATCTCCATTCAcgtttaaatttgaaatttctacaTCTGAATGCGAAACATGCAACAATTTCAAATctgataaaatttctatatctcCAATGGAAATAcggaaatttcaaaactgaAATTTCTATCATCTCGATTCGAGACATCCAAACTtctaatttatcaaaatttctgTATCTCGATTGGAAACAGTCGAATCTCAAATTTAGCGAAATTTCTGTATCTCGCTTGAAAGTCTCGAAATCCTAATCTCGACAATTAGTTTCTCTGCGTTACATCACCGTACCCCGCCCTTCCGCAAACGATGCAAGTAGAGTTTCGACTGTAAGAATCGAGTGGAAAGGTCGCGTCTAATTTACGACAGCATATTTCAAGCATCGATTCCGTGGCTACACGATCCCTCGGGAGGTGGTTGGAGGAGAAGCTCGTCGAAAGAAACGATGACCGGGAGCCGaagtagaaaaataagaaaaggaagaggaagaagaagaggacgaAGGAAGGAGCGAAGAAAAGGATGGTGGCAAGTTTAAAACGTTCCCCTTCGTACGGTTCGGTCGGCTTATCGTCTCGATTCGATCTCTCGCGAGTTACATTCGCGGCGGTTCACAGATTGAAATCGGGCAAAATTCGATAGGAGGGCTGGATGTATCTTTCCATGGAAGCCAGAGTCATAAACTCCACAACCAGATAGAGGTTGGATGCTTGTTATTTTTACACTTGGGACGCGTTATTCCAGATTCATATCCAACACCGCGATATAGACCTGGATGCACTGGTTCTTTTACCTTTTGACCAGTTACCTGTTTTTCAAGAGTATGCTCGtcacgaagaaatggcaatattTTGTCCTACCACAATTTCTGTCagtaataagataaaaaagtaaaacagTTGCTTTACTCTATAAAAagctattattataaaattaagcgttttaaaattagtttttaGTTAGTATTATTAGTTAACAAGATACTCAAAATAAagcaaataattatcaattaataaatgaaaacgaTTTTCAAAGTTAACGTTTGCACGTGAATCATTCGCATAGGATTTAAATGTTCTATACTGTTCGAATAGCAACAACTATTGATCGTGACGTTACaggaatatatatttgattgcatttctttatttacttatACCATGGATCACTATGTAATAGTTTCGTTGATTTGTCGTCGAATATCATGCatgtttatttgttttatcggTGGTTATTTGTTAAATGTAATACATCAAACACATTTACTGCTCGTGATAGAGAGACAATAATATGTTCGCGTAAATCAATATTGATTTTGCAGCAATAAAGAGAATATAGAATTCAAATGAAACGAATACGTTAACAGAGGAACAggcaatttcatttattcgacGTTAATCGAGAAAATCtggcaaataaaaattttcaaaatctcATCGCCAATCTGCGcacttctttcttcttttttttttttttgttttttcgtttaatcgacGAATGAAAAAGATCGATCGAATGGAAAGAGAGATTGACGTTGGTCGATCGTGGAGGGAACGTGTCGTCGCGTGCAACTTTTTATCGGTCGGCCTGCAACTTCGTGGCCTGTCTTACGTAGCAGAACTTCATAAGCGGTGGAGAACGAGCCGGAAGTTTGCTAACGGGCTGACTCAGCCGGTCCCTCTCTCGTCTTCGGCGAATTCGCGGTAATACGCAACGACGATTCTTGCTGAGGACTCGTAAAAATGTTCGACCTCTTCCACGTTCTCCTGCAGATCTCGTCAAACGTCGCGACCGAAGCAACTAGTAACGAACGCGGGTTACGAATCGCGATCGAAAGACCGCAATTTGTGACTATGAATTTATCCTTCGAAgtatatttagatttattatattcattgtAAATCTACGAACGGATCCTTTTTCAAgcatttcttttcttacttGCAAAAATATACGCAGTGCCCTCATATTGATGGTCTCattattacgtttattattacgttcaatatcgttatattttatccATATCTTTCTATCTGTGATTTCACAACGTAACTCCTGCAATAGAATTGTTCacgtttctattatttttgaataaaaaagtgTACGAGTCAGTTATATACCGTAAGAAAATCTGTATCTCTTTGATATCAGATAGccagaaaaaaatagaaaagaattttcttgcggtaaaagataaaataaaaaattatcgcaAAAGTCATATGCAAATAACGAGATTTCTCAAACAAGGCGATACGTCGTTTGAATGATCGATCCATTGCAAATGAAACGATATCTTCGTTCATTCTTAaattcgttttcttcttccacgTAAACGATAAACTTGGTTTCAGAACGAGAAGATCCAACGTCCTCTTGGTATTGCAAACACCGAGGACCATCGATCTAGGCGTTCTTAAACGAATGCACAGGGAAGCCTTAGCTAAttacaaagttaaattaaatattgatatgCGAGGATTCAACTTGCTCCGCGAAATAGCTTGTGCCTGGTAGAGAATTTTGCACCAGTCTCTCGGATACGCGATCGCCCTGATCATCAGAGTGGCTAGTAAACAGACGATATTTAAATGAGCAGGCCAACTTTCGTGTAACCAGAAAGAAAGTTGCCAAGCTGTACCAGTGATATCTCTTCCGGGTCTCAACGGGGTTCAAAGATTGTTGTAAGACTCGTGATACTAATCGTTTCTCGATTCTAATGGCTTTAAAATCAAACCGAAGAATTGTAACTGCTAATTAACGACCAACCGCTAGCTAATCAACCGTTTCGAACTCATCGAAACTAATTCATACTTGTTCAGGATTAATACCAATCTTGtcgtttaaaaatgtttccagCCAGGAAGTCCAgagaatttcgaaatataataagtttagaatttttgaattttccgtTTGAACGAAACTGCGTATAAATCGTAATTGTTTAATTCTAacgaatttcaaaatatcacaagtttgtaattgtaatttcttcttttatttttctataacgTTCAGCGTCTTGCAGAAAGCCGCGTTTCAAAATAAGATCTAAGGTTTCTCATTTTGAAGAAAACCCTttctcaaataattttcaaaaggaCGTACAAATAATTACTTACCTAGAGATTTAGAATTCTTCGATTCCTTGACACAAAAAATCGCTCTAAAGAGATTTCATGTAAATCTAAAATTCctaaaatttcgttcttttattAGATAGCCAGACGATTTCAAGTTCGTATTCATTTTCCCAATATCTCAGAAAATTCCAATTCTAGCAGTCATTCTTATCTCTACCGATATCGAACTCGGAGCCGTGACATTGAAACCGAAGCATCGTGGCGATGAGTCGCAACAGTTGACTCATAATTCGTGGATCGTTCCAATTTTACCCTCAACCACGAACGATATTTATACGGACAAGCTTCGCTCGATCCAAGTTCTCCTAACGAGCTGACTCAGCTAACCTTGCTGCTTCATCGCTTTGGAAATCACGGAATTAGAAATCCCTGGCTTAAAATCGTTCCATGGGTGCAACGACCAAAGCGTTGTTCATATCGCGGCCAACTTTATGTCGCTTTCACATGACCATGATCGGTATAATAATCTACCGATACGATACTGATATATCGACGATTTTATGGTTGTATTCTCCCAAGTTCCAATCTCCTATCTTCGTAtacgtattattttcattcatgaaaaattgtacgataATGGCGATATAGAAAGCTCGCGAAACGCGTAATCTGCGATGCTAACCGCTCGTCCAAGCgctagaaataaaacaaagtggccatttttgtaatattcctTTTACGCTTCAAGATCCGCTATAATTTTAGACGAACTCTGAGTAAAACGCTTATCTCTCTTTAAAAATCTGAAACTTGCAACTCGAGCCTCGCAGAAGCGAAACCGATCAACTCCAGTTTTAACGCATCTTTTAGTTTCATTGCACAAGTACGCCATTAATATTCTGTTCTCAAGTAATTGTAAATTCTacggtaaattaaaaaatagcgTCTCTAAGGTATATCGGTTTTCCGAATATCTCGATTTATACAGTTGATCAATGTGGCTCCTGAGCGGCCCGATCGTGCTCGTTACTAAAAATGATAGTTacactgcggatttttatgcatttatgggaaatttgaaagtgcgAAACTACGCGCAATGCGCGTAACATGGAATGATATATACAGTGCTGTGgataattaaaaacacattttcTGCGTTATTTCTTCAACATCTCCAAAGGGTCACCGGTCATGTCTGGATACGTTGAGGAATTGTTTTAGCAAAAGTCAAATTGAACGCTGTAGGATATCAGGAGATGTTACACAGCGAATCATTGGCTCTCATAGTCGAACTggagaaggaaaaatgaatCTTTCGGCAAGACAATGCTTCTACTCGAACAGCCGCCACTATAAAAAAGTGGTTCCAAGATTTCGGAATAGAATTATTACCGTGGCCAGCGTTGAGTCTTGATCCGAATCCCATCGAGAACCTGTGAAGAATTTTAGTAAGAAAAGTTTACGATCAGGTGAAATCACGTATAAGAATGATCTTGGAGCTtaggaaaagaataaaatccaCGTGGGCGGATATTCGAAACGAAACTGCAAATGAGTTTAGCGGATAGCGTGCCTAACAGATTAATAGAAGCAATCAGAGATAAAGGagaattcattaaatatttaatgaaaacgtAACAAAATTAACGTTGGCTTTATATTTCCTCTCAGTAAAAAACACAATTTTAAGAGGAAATTTAATCCTTTCCAGacttcgaaagaagaaaatttttgtttgttgtATCTTCAGTTTTGTTGCATATTATAATATGGAATTATATAAACGAGTTTGCCaatgtttgttttaatatcatgaaaaatctaaaaacaGGATtcagtttataattattcaaagcaCTGCAATGATGGATAAAAGGAAGTTTAAAATTGATTCATTATGAAATCTAGTAACTTTCGTACTAAAAATTGTTCACCATGTTGGTAACAGTCACCTGTTCCGtgctatacaaatattatatttattcattgctCTCATTAACCCTCCTTCTGCGCACTGAGTCGTTTCCGATCGctataattttaagtaatgTTTCATTCACTCCACTTCCATCTCTGTTTAAAATTCGCTTTGCTTAGAAAAACTAGGGTAACATGTGGCGATAAAAACTACTGGATCATATTTATGTGAAACTTGCGAGGAAACTCGAAAGTATATTCAAAAATTCCGAGTGATTTTCAAAAACGCGAAAACGTGAGAAGAACCACGCGAACTGGGACGATCCAGTATGCAGGCGACGTCGGTAAAGATAAGCTTACAAATGGAAggttaaatataaatgcatttggtgaaaattaaattttctaaaaatttcctCCTCCGCTGTAAAATGTCCAAAGTATAGCgctttctataatattttgaaaaacaaCCTTCAACCGAGTTCCCACCTTTTTCAATTCTACTTTCAAacatacgaatttgcataaaaatccacagtctaatAACGACGATAACAATTTTAGTCGACAGCCGAGTGAAAATGACAGGATCCTCCTAGCGTGGAACATCGATTGATCATTTGAAACAGTAAGCGATAGCATGCGATAGAGGTAAAGCAGCACTTACCGGACTCCGAGACGGAGGGACTGCCAGCAGACCTGTCGGAGTTCCTGGAGCTGGCCGTGGAGCTGGTCGACGAAGCTGTGCCGAGAGAACACTCGGAAACGCTGCGCCGTTTGGAGAGAAGAGCCGCGGCCGCGGCAGCTCCAGGACCGCAAGAGGAACCGGTTGGAGCGCTCGAGCTTAGCCCATGGAGGCCGTGGAGGCCGTGCAACACGTGCAGGCCTGTCTGGTTTGTCAGCTGCTCTAGCCGACGCCTGAGGAACCTCTGCTCGCGAGACAGCTGTTCCTTGTGCACGGCGTGCTTGCGTTCACGCTCCTCCAGGCTCTGTAACCCAACGTTCATCCCCATTATGCATCATGCAACCTCGATTCAATCCCTTTAGGTTATATCATCGAGGCGTATATCcttaatatagatatattcgTTGATTATGATATTAGGTCGATATCAAGATGTTCAGGCAGTTGAATTGTCAGAAATTGTCAGTGGatcttgtatttaaaaattagtatttaGGTTTTTGGATGCGTGGAAGTTTAATATGGCGATCCTCGAACGAGATTTGTGCCTTAATTTGGCTTTTTGGCTTTAGTTGGGTAAGAGACTTTAGATGTTTAAAGTATTTAACGTAGAATTGAGAGGAGAAATCTCGTGCATATCAgtgaatattct containing:
- the LOC132912309 gene encoding max dimerization protein 1-like isoform X2 — encoded protein: MSIAALLQAAEYIERREREAEHGYASTMPMPDDMRTVTKRPKTKKSQGSRTTHNELEKNRRAHLRNCLEKLKVLVPLGPETSRHTTLGLLTKAKRFIKSLEERERKHAVHKEQLSREQRFLRRRLEQLTNQTGLHVLHGLHGLHGLSSSAPTGSSCGPGAAAAAALLSKRRSVSECSLGTASSTSSTASSRNSDRSAGSPSVSESGSRWDSDQDSTLATMK